One part of the Archocentrus centrarchus isolate MPI-CPG fArcCen1 unplaced genomic scaffold, fArcCen1 scaffold_63_ctg1, whole genome shotgun sequence genome encodes these proteins:
- the paxx gene encoding protein PAXX isoform X1 has protein sequence MDVSVNYYCTVLDRTSQSKFLCYTRRKDGMLSVCLTDAVNVWSVVYTEDSLKQFRQRFALKSTEDYILKLRASCSSGNVSVAVHEVGAELHFGSSPGELSVALPRLEGPQATEKLRELLFRMADSLTQLDSGPPSVSPVKNYQRRPTEFEPRQQQNSAPSVTVKRRLPGSSLINPGAKKKQQATGVAFDDADED, from the exons atggatgtgagtgtgaattaCTATTGCACCGTGTTGGATAGAACGAGCCAGTCTAAATTTCTTTGTTACACACGCAGGAAAGACGGAATGCTTAGTGTTTG TCTGACAGATGCTGTAAACGTCTGGAGTGTGGTGTACACTGAAGACAGCCTGAAGCAGTTT AGACAGAGGTTTGCCTTAAAATCTACAGAGGATTACATCCTCAAACTCAG GGCATCTTGCAGCAGTGGAAATGTGTCTGTTGCAGTGCATGAGGTTGGTGCAGAGCTGCACTTTGGTTCCAGTCCAGGAGAACTGAGTGTAGCCCTGCCCAGACTGGAAGGTCCACAGGCTACAGAGAAGCTGAGGGAGCTGCTGTTCAGGATGGCTGACAGCCTCACGCAGCTTGACA GTGGACCCCCTTCAGTCAGCCCAGTGAAAAATTACCAAAGGCGGCCCACAG AGTTTGAGCCCAGGCAGCAGCAGAACAGTGCTCCATCAGTGACAGTGAAAAGAAGACTTCCAGGTTCTTCACTTATCAACCCAGGGGCTAAAAA aaagcaGCAAGCGACCGGCGTGGCCTTTGATGATGCAGATGAAGACTGA
- the paxx gene encoding protein PAXX isoform X2: MDVSVNYYCTVLDRTSQSKFLCYTRRKDGMLSVCLTDAVNVWSVVYTEDSLKQFRFALKSTEDYILKLRASCSSGNVSVAVHEVGAELHFGSSPGELSVALPRLEGPQATEKLRELLFRMADSLTQLDSGPPSVSPVKNYQRRPTEFEPRQQQNSAPSVTVKRRLPGSSLINPGAKKKQQATGVAFDDADED; the protein is encoded by the exons atggatgtgagtgtgaattaCTATTGCACCGTGTTGGATAGAACGAGCCAGTCTAAATTTCTTTGTTACACACGCAGGAAAGACGGAATGCTTAGTGTTTG TCTGACAGATGCTGTAAACGTCTGGAGTGTGGTGTACACTGAAGACAGCCTGAAGCAGTTT AGGTTTGCCTTAAAATCTACAGAGGATTACATCCTCAAACTCAG GGCATCTTGCAGCAGTGGAAATGTGTCTGTTGCAGTGCATGAGGTTGGTGCAGAGCTGCACTTTGGTTCCAGTCCAGGAGAACTGAGTGTAGCCCTGCCCAGACTGGAAGGTCCACAGGCTACAGAGAAGCTGAGGGAGCTGCTGTTCAGGATGGCTGACAGCCTCACGCAGCTTGACA GTGGACCCCCTTCAGTCAGCCCAGTGAAAAATTACCAAAGGCGGCCCACAG AGTTTGAGCCCAGGCAGCAGCAGAACAGTGCTCCATCAGTGACAGTGAAAAGAAGACTTCCAGGTTCTTCACTTATCAACCCAGGGGCTAAAAA aaagcaGCAAGCGACCGGCGTGGCCTTTGATGATGCAGATGAAGACTGA
- the LOC115777668 gene encoding C-X-C motif chemokine 9-like, translating to MNSITAFLTCLLVLCAQAQPASRSNKCKCYNYIGRISPKLIKAEPVIYHPSIFCPRTEIIVTIKTDTKKCVNPESPLGRLILKNQNRDGKNGAVSTTTAGQSTASS from the exons ATGAACTCAATCACTGCCTTCCTAACCTGCCTGCTTGTCCTCTGTGCACAAG caCAACCAGCCAGCAGATCTAACAAATGCAAGTGTTACAATTACATTGGCAGGATCAGCCCAAAGCTCATCAAGGCTGAGCCGGTCATTTACCACCCGAGTATCTTCTGTCCACGTACAGAGATCAT tgttACCATAAAAACCGATACAAAGAAGTGCGTGAATCCAGAGTCACCACTTGGACGACTCAttcttaaaaatcaaaacag GGACGGGAAGAACGGAGCTGTGAGCACGACGACTGCTGGTCAGAGTACTGCTTCAAGCTAA